tcagtcaccattcatttgacaCTTTATGAACATTACAAGTTAAGGGTTCCACCTCTGGAATCTCATTACAAGTGACTGAGGCTACCATTCtgcttaaaatataattttgtgtcccacagaacaTACCGGgaataatacaggtttggaacatcacaAATGTGCCTGAATGAttagagaatatttatttttagttgaaCTTTCCTTTAAAGAAGTTGCCAAAATCGTCACCACCACATGCACACATCCACACCCATGCTCAACAACACACTTACCTGTCAGTCCCTCGtcttgtgtgtttttattaaacAGATCCAGAGCCCGGTAGGTGGAGTATCTAATGTGATCACTAAAAGATCTCTGCAGAAGCAGCAGACGCATGGACCGCGACATCTTCTCCTCAAGAGCCACTCCTGTGCCGTTACGGTTCTGTACGTTCTAGATTCTCGCCCTACTTCCTCTCTTTCTACTGTCACGTCTCTCCTGGGTCTGTCATTCTCTACTCAGTGCATTTTCTGCATCCAGTTCTTCATGCCCTGCTGCAGTGTGCATTAGGGAGTTCCCACTGCAATGCTCTCAGGTTCAGTCTGcactagtgtgtgtgtatgcgtgtgtaagAGAGAGTGCTTTCGGAATCAGGCCTCAGTACCTAACCGATTTGAATATTTGAAAAAGCCACATTTGTGTTCTTaagtgcattctctctctctctttttacatCCTTCTAGCTGCTACTTGTTGTCAGTTTACATTTGGAACACCTAAACGGCTGTAATGATGGAGCTAAAACTTACGTCATCTTAATTCATCTTAGCGCATTTATTCATTCTGCTTGAGCGAGCATGTGCTCTGACATGAGAGGAAGTCTGCCACAAACAATTGTCCGGTGCTTAGATTACATATGAAAAGAATGAAAATGCAGTAAATACTCCAACACTGAAACAGATAGAAATTACTTAAATggattttctctgaatctgagcagaGTTGAATCAAACTCATCTGTGACGTGGCAGATAATAGACTAAGAGACCCAATTTTGGTCATAACTAAATTCTGACAGAATGTGATTTTTGCCTAGACAGAatagattaatttttttatataaagctaattgtAATAACCATAGACTGACCCTAACCCAatcattcatgtttttatttttggaataaaaatttgattttcattgttttatttaagaaTCTTTTTATTTTCTAATCGAGGACATCCTCAAATGTCCAGAAAAGATAGGTTTGCCCGATTTTGCTAATTCTGGGGATGTTGGGGAACATGGaaatgttgggtttccatgttttatggggactttccatagacataatggtttttatacagtacaaactatatattatatcccctaatgctaacccttcccctaaacctaaccctcacagaaaactttctgcatttttacattttcaaaaaacataatttagtatgatttataagctgttttcctcatggggaccgacaaaatgtccccacaaggtcaaacattttgggttttactatccttatggggacatttggtcccccacaaagtgatatatacatgctctctctctctcacacacacacacacacacacacacacacacacacacacacacacacacacacacacacacacacagacacacacacgatggtgcggctatccttttgaacactctccatagacataatgatttttatactgtaccgCTAAAGCTAACCCACACACACCTACCTTTAGGCTGCAGTGCACTACCAGGCACCAAATAGAATGTTTTAGTGTTAGGAGTAATGCGTAAAGTAAACTGATTTGGCCATCAAACAATATATGTTGTTTTGCATGGCAGAGCTGTTAATACACATACCCGCCCTTTGGTAAGAAAAGCTTTTCTGTTAATGcaaaagtgaaaacaaaacaaacattaagaaaaattaacatgCAAGCACAAATGTGTAAATCAATTTAGCAATTACATAACATCTCAGTTTTAGCAGCAGactaaacacactctctctcattttGTTCACTCACTCAGAACAACAAAACTGTCATTGTGATTTGTTTCTTATGCAAACCTTTTGGTTTATGACTCAGTTTTTACAGCTTTAAAAGAATAAAACACATCATcgacttcatatatatattttattcaatattaGTGCTCATtcttacagtgagggaaaaaaacagCACTATTGACAAACAGAAATGAACCAAACTTTAAGTAAATGTGATTCACACTATGTAACTTTCATTACTGATTCACTAAAtcctattaatatatatatatatatatatatatatatatatatatatatatatatatatatatatatatatatatattatcagcacaaaataatagatacatacataatataatataatataacatgtacaCATTGTTTGAAAATTAATGAGTGAAGAGGGTGGTATATGCCCCCCCCCCAGAAGTAAAGAATGCTACAGCCCTCTATGTGGGTGAAAAGATGTGTGTTGGGGTGTGAAACGAGTGAGTTTATGAGCATTTAAAGAAGGGTGAAGATAATAGTAGCAACTGTTTGTTTAGAATACGTTGTCACAAGGACGTAAATTTGGGATTAGTGCTTTTGCATTCCCAGTAATGCACCACTGAAGCGAGCAATCAGGTCTAATTGGCCAGCTAAAGGATGCACTACAATGGACGCTCAAGAATAGCACAGAAAAAACACAAGCAAATGCCACCAGAGCTGCCAATTTACTTAATGACCTCTGAGATAAAGTTAGAGGAGATAGGCTTCCTTTCTCCCAGCCCTAGCCTCTTAAACATTCATTCCGAAAAACAAACAGGTTTAGTTTTTGAGACCTTCAAATAGTATTatggttttaatttgtttttttaaacacattaacaCCAAAAGATAAAGAAATATTAATTGTTAGCACATTAATCTTAATACAATAGTTGCTgctaaataacaatacattttactcCAGTACAGTAGGGGGAGCGATCCCCAAATCAGCTGGTCTACCCTCTGCTTAACACAGAGAAGAAGTAACATTTAAAAGATTGCAAAACAGTCTTAGAATCACAGTAAGAAGGGAAAATGAGTGAGCTCATTTCTACTCTAGTGAGCTGAATGAAAAAAGAATATAATTGATCATGGATATATTtacaagcagcagcagcagcagcagtgaggATGAGTTTATTATTGCTCTGCTCAAtgaggaaaggaaaagaaaaagaaaaaggcgGCGATACTGGGTACACCCCACTCTTGAGAGAAGAGGTGAACATGGGGGGTTTCATAGACTGATTGGGGAGTTGAAGTTGCATCATGAGAATTTTCATCAGTACTTCAGGATGTCTGTGAGTGAATTTGAGTGTTTGCTTCAGCTGGTGGCACCTTCGTTGACACGATCTGAAACAAAATTGCGCAAACCAATCGACCCCGAGCAGCGTTTGGCTGTTTGTTTACGGTCAGTTCTTTTACTTGATTTTATTGGCTTGTATtgtgcacatttatttatttggaacatATTTTCACACGGCAGATGTTCTAACAATgtgcatttttcttcttttttaaattttttatacagTTTCCTAAGTACTGGAGACTCATACAATACAATTGCATCCAGCTTTCTACTAGGCATCTCAACTGTAGCAGGGATAGTTGGCAAGACCTGTGATGCAATTTGGCAGTGTCTCAAGAACGAATACATGCCAGAGCCCACAGAAGAGATGTGGAGGAGCACTGCCAGGAGGTTCCAAGACAAATTGGACTTCCCAAATTGTTTGGGAGCTATGAATGGTAAACAAATTCTTATTCAGGCCCCTGCAAATTCTGGTTCCTATAAAGGAAAGTTTTCGGTGGTTTTGCTGGCCCTAGTAGATGCAGATTGCCGCTTCCTAGCAGTTGATGTCGGAAGCTATGGGAGCAACAGTGATGGGGATGTCTTCTCCCATTCAGAGCTTGGAAAAGCACTCAGAGATGGAACTTTTAATGTTCCTCCACCAACAGAGCTTCCAGGTGCTCCTGAGCTGGGAAAAGTGAACCACGTATTAGTGGTGGATAAAGCTTTCCCACTGAAGGCGTACCTTCTCCGGCCATACCCTGGACGACACCCCCCACTGGACAAGATACTTTTTAACTATCGCTTGTCTCGAGTACGACTCATTTCTGAAAATTGCTTTAGCAATCTCAGTCAGCGGTTCAGAGTTTTCCAGCGCCGTTTACAGTTCAGCCCCTCTGTTGTGGAGTCTGTAGTGAAAGCTGCATGTATCCTCAGCAATTACTTGCAGTCATCTGAACCCTCACAAGATGAGCCCCCAGTGGAGGACAGCTGTGTTAGCAAGGGCATGCTACAAGCGCTCAGATGTTGGCAGGGAAATCGGTCAACTGCCGAGGCCCAAAACACTCGAGACACtttcaaaaattatttcaattctCCTGCTGGACAAGCCCAAGAACATGTACACAGCGGTCTGGAGGCtgattagaatatatatatatatttttcttttaaattgagCAGATGAGTGCATAAATGACTGTTAAAACCATGTTGTCACctgtttatattatttacatatgtTTAAGATTTTGCACTGCAATTTTAACTGTACTAACTCTGTGTGACAACATTATCAAAGAGCTTCAAGGgtgcaataaaatgtatataaacccATCCTCATCCTGACTTATGATTTAGTATTTAACATTTTTTGTATGAAAGCTCAGCAATAATGAtgcaaaaattaattaattaattaattttttattttttggtataCACAGGCActttgatacaaaaaaaaaaaaaagcacttaccaatttacttgaagtgaaaatcagtcctcctttcctgtttaattaatcaatcgcacgatcatgcagaacatctcaggtttttaaatccataaggatctctttctcaattgtgatgtggcagtgacagccaacttgtcagcaagatctcacgctcttcGTTTTCAAATTGCATACATCACATGATTGAGTCACCCAAGACCAgatagaaggcctggactgggacatatctaAAGACCACATCCACaaggaacaaataaatcaatctgattggctgatgaatctgacaatctgaatttagatgcctattcactgcagtgttgagggattctgtggaaattctgaaggcctgatggcccgatttgtgaaacagttgtccaactttgcttgtaagcattgaGGAGaatttctgattggataaacttttgttttttttactatttgtttgtagatgaattaggagtggaaagcgattggaAATATATAGGCAAAAAGgttaatgagaatgaaaggatgaaaaatatttgtttattaggcatgttacaccagcagagaaggctttgctggccctgagaaatcgctaCTGCTGTTACCGGATGGCCCAGACATAGAGACTGCAAGAGtgtaaattgaatgaaatcccagatgcatttTATTGTGATTTTACAATCCTCAtcccaatcccaatcaataattaccagaagaagaaaaaagaggtAAACAATATGGGACTCTTAATaataaagaagcccgaaatacacaagGGACTATGAAACCCCCCATGTTCATCTCTTCTCTCAAGAGTAGGGTGTACCTAGTATCACCgcctttttcttttcctttcgtCATTGAGCGGAGCAAATCGGTGGTGGTTTTCAAACCGGGATGgacgtttctaaactatccaatgaaagtaggaaaTCTCAGTGTGGAAATCAGTGGCCATTTCCAAGCCAGGATGGGTGTTTGTAAACTAATCATTggaagtagggaatctcaatggtttGAAAATACCCACTGATTAggaaaagcccatttttgttctgcagacaaacctggggaggggcgtgctttgcgccccgtcaggtctTAAGTCTTGATGATTAGCtggaaagtgaatctgattcagacTGCTAACCTGAGCCCCTGAGTTCAAACCTACTGTTCTTTTTGGGATATTCTTGGTTATATCCAGttaaaaagagtcatttgttcatgaatctcTCATgttgggtttgttgttgcgtacGGTGCAGCGAGCTCATCATCACAACAGAACAGGTGAAAAGTGGCACGAGAAACACTGGTGCGTCCTCTAAATatttattcaataactcacaagatctGATGAAACCACACATGAACGTACACAACCTGACAGTCACCAGTGGTGTCTAGATTTAAAATTACTatcacaatcaattatttttggtcacatttgtgaccattttagtcgcagtctggagccctgatgtGTATTGTGTAATGTGTAAGTCAGGAAACACTTCACCCTACTTTTTTTtactcaaacgcacacacaattAAGAACACGTACATGTTTTGAGATGATTCCAAACTCCTGAACATTCcactgtcacggtcctgtcactctgtcagtctaggtttttgtctgacaggaccatggcattatcgccccatgtctgtcttgtgttttgttgtctgtctttgtgtgagcacacggtttcggttgtattccctgccgtgcACTCTTTGgactgtcttgtttcatgtcgtgAGCaaggtgtctggatcctgacttcctgtctggttcagaTTCGTTCTGTGTCAGGATCCGGACACTCGTGCCCCATATCTGTGTGTTATTGATGTGGGTGCATCGAGCTAAtatcatcttggcagcatgcactcgcaTCAAtattttgtctgtctctctcgaacaCAGGTGCGCCTCGCATCGCGCTTGTGTTGCGTTGCACACCCGAGTCGCAAGTTGAAGTTGTCTTCATGTTGAGCTGAGGTTTGGTCACTTCGGTCTAAggtgttgggtgtgtgtgtggccgaactctcgcacaggtgtcctgtcttgttttgtcACCTGTTGTGTGCATAGTGTACAtttcgtttagtgtgagaatgcatggcatcgctttgtttgctgttgctacacattctctcatcatgtttgtcagttggcatggaggcatattgccttattgtcttagGGATGTGCACTCAAGCCATTTGGGTGTTTTGTTATCTTGTgtgagcacgtggctttgttttgtttctgtatcgccacgtgtctctctgtcttacatcataccccgcctccttgtttgcttattattagttaatttgcctcacctgtccccTGTTAACCCATTTGAATTCTCTCCCTATTTTTGTCTCCTCATGTTTGcagtccagtgccagttcatcttctTTCCAGTCTTGTGTGCTTGTTTTCCAGTCGGCCAAGTGGGTTGGTCCTATATATTATTCCCATACCTATCTCGGTCTGGTCAGTCCTGCTTCTCGTTTCCCCTGCCCTTGCTTGGATTATACTTACATGTATTGTTTTTACAATTCTAGTTTACGTTTATTGTTTTTCACCCTTGTGGGAGTTTGAGTTCTTTCCCTGTTTTCTAACTCTGCGTTTGGGTGCTGTCTGACATCCATTCCTGAAGTGATTGTATCAATGACAAGTTACTCttgttttttggtgaatgaggaaCTTTTCTGTCTTCTGAGAGGTGCAAATGTCTTAATCTGGCTGGCGCTCTGTGAGGATAATCAAGGTGCCTGtctctttttatttctctttgtATCCCATCTATGAGTGTGTTACAGAAAAGATGCTATGGAGAAGAACAGATTCATAAAAGGGAAAAGGAAGCTGGTGGATAATGATGAAATTGTCTAGCAGCCAAGCCAAGACCCTTGTCAGAGGAAGAGTTTTTtgaggtaaagaaaaaaaaattatctccacCCAAGCAAACAGATACCTACACAGAAGCAAACAAGTCACCATTATTGTGTTTCCTGTTAAAATTGCGGTCATATCATAAGACTTCTACATAGTCTTGTGTTGTTCAATCATGGGACTGCCTAAGGGCCCACACATGGACCTAAAAGTGTTCTAAATAGACATTTCAAAAAATGATTTCAtgctaaaaaaaatctaaacaagcCTCTTATCCCATTCCTGTCCAATATATTTTGGCAAAGCATGGGTATGACCTTAGGCATCTGCAGTGGACATTGCCTGCAAAATCATATACAAATGGCATAAGACAGAACATTATCAATCAGCTAATTAGCCAGTGCTTAAAAATAAAGACTACTGTTGGAACCAAAAAGGGTTTTACCATAGGAGAAAGATTTAATTCCAAAGAACTGCTTATTCTCTAGATGTTTCGAAATCCATGTACTggtgtttttaaaaaacaatacacTGATATTAACAACCTGTAATGTTAcatcaataaattaaatagaaCCATATACAAGAAAGAGACAATCTTGGGAAAAAATGCCTTTCCAAGGAGACATCTAAAAGCATTCCTACAAGAAGACAGTCTTCAAATAGATGCTTCCCTATAAGAAAACTAATCAAATCTCCATATTTGAACAGTTAAATCTACAATAGTTGGTTTTAGCTCTTCATACCAAGAGCGGAACGAAGAAGTAAAAGGGAGAAGTTTGGAAGTCATAGGACACAGTAGGGcgtcaaaaaggaaaataaaagtgGGGATGTAA
This genomic window from Xyrauchen texanus isolate HMW12.3.18 chromosome 11, RBS_HiC_50CHRs, whole genome shotgun sequence contains:
- the LOC127651763 gene encoding uncharacterized protein LOC127651763, whose translation is MDIFTSSSSSSSEDEFIIALLNEERKRKRKRRRYWVHPTLERRGEHGGFHRLIGELKLHHENFHQYFRMSVSEFECLLQLVAPSLTRSETKLRKPIDPEQRLAVCLRFLSTGDSYNTIASSFLLGISTVAGIVGKTCDAIWQCLKNEYMPEPTEEMWRSTARRFQDKLDFPNCLGAMNGKQILIQAPANSGSYKGKFSVVLLALVDADCRFLAVDVGSYGSNSDGDVFSHSELGKALRDGTFNVPPPTELPGAPELGKVNHVLVVDKAFPLKAYLLRPYPGRHPPLDKILFNYRLSRVRLISENCFSNLSQRFRVFQRRLQFSPSVVESVVKAACILSNYLQSSEPSQDEPPVEDSCVSKGMLQALRCWQGNRSTAEAQNTRDTFKNYFNSPAGQAQEHVHSGLEAD